A genome region from Pseudoalteromonas tetraodonis includes the following:
- the apaG gene encoding Co2+/Mg2+ efflux protein ApaG: MTTSSNIGSPVKVSVETFYVEEQSQPELDKFVFAYSVTIKNHSLCSAKLLSRYWLITDANGKEVEVQGEGVVGETPDIAPGESYKYTSGAIIDTPVGTMQGHYTLRNEFGAEFKAPINVFRLACPNILH; the protein is encoded by the coding sequence ATGACAACAAGCAGTAATATAGGATCACCTGTAAAGGTATCTGTTGAAACGTTTTATGTAGAAGAGCAATCGCAACCTGAACTAGATAAGTTTGTGTTCGCCTACTCCGTTACTATAAAAAACCACAGTTTATGCAGTGCAAAGTTACTTAGCCGTTATTGGCTAATTACTGATGCCAATGGCAAAGAAGTAGAAGTGCAAGGCGAAGGTGTGGTCGGTGAAACCCCAGATATAGCCCCAGGTGAAAGCTACAAATATACCAGTGGTGCAATAATAGATACACCGGTAGGCACCATGCAGGGACATTACACTTTACGTAACGAGTTTGGTGCTGAATTTAAAGCACCCATAAACGTATTCCGCTTAGCCTGTCCTAATATCTTACACTGA
- the djlA gene encoding co-chaperone DjlA produces the protein MWGKILGFCFGFMFGKIFGAILGLYLGHMFDKSLKKDFDKAGGFSNLFKGDDVNERQALFFSSCFAVMGHIAKSNGRVSETHIKAATLFMDEMGLKGEERREAQQAFQSGKDSDFSLKDTVYDFKERFAKRYDLLQLFLEIQIQMAFSDGVLAAQEKQLLQEVSKQLGVSKAHFAFVLKRYQAEFNFRQQQQRFKQQQSQSSSYREGSGHHVPPSNDMNRSQALALLGLNKDASQRDIKVAYRKLMAQHHPDKLVSQGLPKHMMEVAVKKSQDIQAAYEYLKKAA, from the coding sequence ATGTGGGGAAAAATTCTCGGTTTCTGTTTTGGTTTTATGTTTGGCAAAATATTTGGTGCCATTTTAGGCTTATACCTAGGCCATATGTTTGATAAAAGCTTAAAAAAAGACTTTGATAAAGCTGGCGGCTTTTCTAACCTTTTTAAAGGCGATGATGTTAACGAACGCCAAGCGTTGTTTTTTTCGAGTTGCTTTGCGGTAATGGGGCATATTGCCAAGTCGAATGGCCGTGTTAGCGAAACCCACATTAAAGCAGCGACGCTGTTTATGGATGAAATGGGCTTAAAAGGCGAAGAGCGCCGTGAAGCGCAGCAGGCATTTCAATCAGGTAAAGATAGCGACTTTTCACTCAAAGATACGGTTTATGATTTTAAAGAACGTTTTGCTAAACGTTATGATTTACTGCAGTTATTTTTAGAAATTCAAATTCAAATGGCGTTTTCTGACGGGGTACTTGCTGCACAAGAAAAGCAATTACTGCAAGAAGTTAGTAAGCAGCTAGGTGTGTCTAAAGCACACTTTGCCTTTGTATTAAAACGTTATCAAGCAGAGTTTAACTTTAGGCAGCAACAACAGCGTTTTAAACAGCAGCAAAGTCAAAGTAGCAGCTACCGCGAAGGTTCAGGACATCATGTACCACCAAGTAATGATATGAACCGTTCGCAGGCATTGGCCTTATTAGGTTTAAATAAAGACGCGTCGCAACGTGATATTAAAGTAGCCTACCGTAAGCTCATGGCTCAGCACCACCCTGATAAACTGGTATCGCAAGGTTTACCTAAGCATATGATGGAAGTGGCAGTTAAAAAAAGCCAAGATATTCAAGCGGCATACGAGTATTTAAAAAAGGCGGCGTAA
- the pdxA gene encoding 4-hydroxythreonine-4-phosphate dehydrogenase PdxA — protein sequence MTLRIAVTPGEPAGIGPDLLLKLAQHSWDAQLVAIADASLLKQRAKHLGLNIELIEFDEQAKAMPTAAGSLYIKQIDLAEPVELGVLNDANGQYVLDTLRIASEKNMDGTFDAVVTGPVHKGIINQAGISFSGHTEYFAQQSGTADVVMLLATEGLRVALVTTHIPLAYVSRAITQERLVKVANILNHDLKTKFGIEQPRILVCGLNPHAGEDGHLGREEIDTITPTLDILRAEGMNLIGPLPADTLFQDKYLNEADAVLAMYHDQGLPVLKYKGFGKSVNITLGLPFIRTSVDHGTALDLAGTGDADVGSFELAIREAIKLAHEKAQNQ from the coding sequence ATGACTTTAAGAATTGCGGTAACCCCCGGAGAGCCTGCAGGCATTGGCCCAGACTTGCTATTAAAACTGGCACAGCATAGCTGGGATGCGCAACTAGTAGCGATTGCAGATGCATCGCTACTAAAACAGCGCGCTAAGCATTTAGGTTTAAACATTGAATTAATTGAATTTGATGAACAAGCCAAAGCAATGCCAACAGCAGCAGGCAGCTTATATATTAAGCAGATTGATTTAGCAGAGCCCGTTGAGCTTGGCGTGCTTAATGACGCTAATGGGCAATACGTTTTAGATACATTACGTATTGCCAGCGAGAAGAATATGGATGGCACATTTGATGCCGTTGTTACGGGGCCTGTTCACAAGGGTATTATTAACCAAGCCGGCATTTCTTTTAGTGGCCATACTGAGTACTTTGCTCAGCAATCAGGTACTGCTGATGTGGTTATGTTATTAGCCACCGAAGGTCTGCGTGTTGCCCTAGTAACAACACATATTCCGCTTGCTTATGTTTCTCGTGCCATTACGCAAGAGCGACTAGTTAAAGTGGCTAATATTCTTAATCATGACTTGAAAACGAAATTTGGTATTGAGCAACCGCGTATTTTAGTCTGTGGCTTAAACCCGCACGCTGGTGAAGATGGCCATTTAGGCCGCGAAGAAATCGACACGATAACGCCTACACTTGACATACTAAGAGCTGAAGGGATGAACTTAATCGGTCCTTTACCAGCAGATACATTATTTCAAGATAAATACCTAAATGAAGCCGATGCAGTACTGGCTATGTATCACGATCAGGGATTACCTGTGCTAAAATACAAAGGATTTGGTAAGTCAGTGAATATAACTCTTGGCCTTCCATTTATCCGCACTTCAGTCGACCACGGTACTGCGCTTGATTTAGCCGGTACAGGCGATGCTGATGTTGGCAGTTTTGAATTAGCGATCCGCGAAGCAATTAAGCTCGCCCATGAAAAAGCACAGAATCAATGA
- the rluA gene encoding bifunctional tRNA pseudouridine(32) synthase/23S rRNA pseudouridine(746) synthase RluA: MLVNYNPPMSPYLTILFQDDDLLIVNKPSELLTVPGKDPKHADSLINRVNRVFPSAKIVHRLDMATSGILCLAMNKAAHRHLSMQFQERETAKRYIARVYGQLETETGSVDLPLICDWPNRPKQMVDHDNGKPSLTHFKVLEREAQATRVELTPITGRSHQLRVHMLSLGHPILGDRLYAHKDALAAAPRLQLHAQMLQLKHPVTEQVLTFEAESEF; the protein is encoded by the coding sequence GTGTTAGTTAACTACAATCCCCCTATGAGCCCGTATTTAACTATACTGTTTCAAGATGATGATTTACTTATTGTAAATAAGCCTAGCGAATTACTCACCGTCCCAGGTAAAGACCCAAAACATGCCGATAGCTTAATAAATCGCGTCAACCGTGTTTTTCCTAGTGCTAAAATTGTTCACCGTTTAGATATGGCTACCTCAGGCATACTTTGCTTAGCAATGAACAAAGCCGCTCATCGGCATTTAAGTATGCAATTTCAAGAGCGCGAAACAGCAAAACGTTACATTGCACGAGTATACGGACAACTTGAAACTGAAACAGGCTCCGTTGACTTACCGCTTATTTGCGACTGGCCGAACCGTCCTAAGCAAATGGTTGATCATGACAATGGCAAACCTTCGCTCACTCATTTTAAAGTCCTTGAACGTGAAGCACAGGCAACCCGTGTAGAGCTTACTCCTATTACAGGGCGCTCACATCAGCTGCGCGTGCATATGCTAAGCTTAGGCCATCCTATTTTAGGCGATCGCCTCTACGCCCATAAAGACGCACTTGCTGCTGCTCCTCGGTTACAATTACATGCACAAATGCTACAACTCAAACACCCTGTAACGGAGCAAGTACTTACTTTTGAAGCTGAGAGCGAGTTTTAA
- a CDS encoding DUF3530 family protein, with product MFITQMFKVIITTLVLGCTLISFQALSAEYIAPPPFSKNIDADISRLAQSDEVKPILAGDTEFLTLYSEYMSANFRGVVILIPDWQSTPTNNAGMNFLRKELNNHGYTSYAMTVPDIDWQAAQDDAAKTTNDSVGTNNKTANANTKPNTSTQKQPHHADYVEQVNTEVVDNYKLKLLARYDALYQKAAIESENIVVIAQGTSAGVLLEHYAEFSDSKINAFISLSSYLPNTKRNAKLSQITSLVTPALLDIYFATDSNDILMNLKNRQRWVNRNAKFDYRQRQLFGLRDAPQQHARLSKEIDGFLRRLF from the coding sequence ATGTTTATTACGCAGATGTTTAAAGTCATTATTACTACTCTTGTGCTTGGCTGTACGTTAATCAGTTTTCAAGCGCTGAGTGCTGAGTATATCGCTCCTCCTCCCTTTTCAAAAAATATTGATGCGGATATCTCTCGCTTAGCCCAAAGTGATGAAGTAAAGCCTATTTTAGCTGGTGATACTGAGTTTTTAACTTTATACAGTGAATATATGAGTGCGAACTTTAGAGGTGTAGTCATACTCATTCCTGACTGGCAATCAACGCCAACAAACAATGCAGGCATGAACTTTTTACGTAAAGAACTGAATAACCACGGGTATACCTCTTATGCGATGACAGTGCCTGATATTGATTGGCAAGCAGCTCAAGATGATGCAGCAAAAACGACAAATGATTCCGTGGGCACAAATAATAAAACAGCCAACGCAAATACTAAGCCAAACACCAGTACACAAAAACAGCCCCATCATGCTGACTATGTTGAGCAAGTAAATACTGAGGTGGTAGACAATTACAAGTTAAAACTACTCGCTCGCTACGACGCTTTATATCAGAAGGCTGCGATTGAGTCTGAGAATATTGTTGTTATTGCACAAGGCACCAGTGCTGGGGTGTTATTGGAGCATTACGCTGAGTTTTCAGACTCAAAAATAAACGCCTTCATTAGTTTGAGCAGTTACCTTCCTAATACAAAACGCAATGCAAAGTTAAGCCAAATAACATCTTTGGTCACCCCTGCTTTGTTAGATATTTATTTTGCTACAGACAGTAATGATATTTTAATGAATCTTAAAAACCGCCAGCGTTGGGTTAATCGAAATGCAAAGTTTGATTATCGCCAGCGCCAGCTGTTTGGATTACGCGATGCGCCGCAGCAACATGCGCGGCTAAGCAAAGAAATAGACGGGTTTTTACGCCGCCTTTTTTAA
- the murU gene encoding N-acetylmuramate alpha-1-phosphate uridylyltransferase MurU, with translation MKAMILAAGRGKRMMPLTAQLPKPMLCVAGKPLIEHHIMRLKAAGISQIVINLAWQGDKIKAYFADGSAWGVTITYSQEVTGGLETAGGIIQALPLLGESFIVINGDVYSDYDVSALMQLHLQPKEAHIVLVENPAHNPDGDFALSYLPTNSQRYTFSGIGRYQADFFEGLAPGIRPLGPLLREKLNEHLVSTELYIGQWDDIGTPERLSALNQQLAP, from the coding sequence ATGAAGGCCATGATTTTAGCTGCTGGACGCGGTAAACGTATGATGCCGCTCACCGCACAGCTGCCAAAACCTATGTTATGTGTGGCAGGTAAGCCACTTATTGAACATCATATTATGCGCTTAAAAGCGGCTGGCATTAGCCAAATTGTGATTAACCTTGCGTGGCAAGGAGATAAAATAAAAGCCTATTTTGCAGATGGCAGTGCATGGGGGGTAACCATAACCTACAGCCAAGAGGTGACTGGCGGGCTTGAAACTGCAGGGGGTATTATTCAAGCGCTTCCTTTACTCGGTGAGTCATTTATTGTGATTAATGGGGATGTTTACAGCGACTACGATGTCAGTGCATTAATGCAGCTACATTTACAGCCTAAAGAGGCGCACATTGTATTGGTTGAAAACCCTGCGCATAATCCTGATGGCGATTTTGCACTGAGCTACTTACCGACAAATAGCCAGCGGTATACCTTTTCAGGGATAGGGCGTTATCAAGCTGACTTTTTTGAGGGGCTAGCCCCAGGCATTCGGCCATTAGGCCCTTTGCTACGTGAAAAATTAAATGAACATTTAGTCTCCACTGAACTCTATATTGGCCAATGGGACGATATAGGCACACCAGAGCGTTTATCGGCTCTTAACCAACAATTAGCACCATAA
- the surA gene encoding peptidylprolyl isomerase SurA, whose protein sequence is MNLKKLLTSAVLTFSLCQSAFAAPVEIDKVIGIVNQGVILKSEVDTIVDRVKKQAEEQNQQLPKDETLRVQAIERLVNQTLMMQMAERMGLEISDSQLDQTLANMAKEQGGTIADLRRTIEASGESFQAYREEIRKEITTQQVTRANVDRRIYVSDQEIDNLLKIMDSQGQNAEEYDIGHILIDIPSGASADDVSSAKTRADKVIELLQDGQEFKRIAISSSSGSKALEGGQLGWMGINEMPSLFAEAVKGKKKDAIIGPLRSGAGFHIIKVQDVRGRQVVETTEVKSRHILIKPSIILSEEKARTMLAGFVKDLRAGDADFAELAKEYSQDPGSALKGGQYDWTDPTTYVPAFRDTLLSLDKNEISEPFRSQFGWHIVQLLDKRVADKTEQAKRNRAHGMLFNRKFKEESFNWQQEMREQAHVEIFPIDE, encoded by the coding sequence ATGAATTTAAAAAAATTATTAACATCAGCAGTTTTAACGTTCAGCTTATGCCAAAGTGCATTTGCCGCCCCTGTCGAAATAGATAAAGTAATTGGTATTGTAAACCAAGGCGTTATTTTAAAAAGTGAAGTTGACACCATTGTTGATCGCGTAAAAAAACAAGCAGAAGAACAAAACCAACAGCTGCCAAAAGACGAAACACTGCGTGTTCAGGCGATTGAGCGTTTAGTAAATCAAACCTTGATGATGCAGATGGCTGAGCGTATGGGCTTAGAAATTTCAGATAGCCAGCTTGACCAAACCCTTGCCAACATGGCTAAAGAGCAAGGCGGTACAATTGCTGATTTGCGTCGTACTATTGAAGCATCGGGTGAGAGCTTTCAAGCTTACCGCGAAGAAATTCGTAAAGAGATAACCACGCAACAAGTTACGCGTGCAAACGTAGACCGCCGTATATATGTAAGCGACCAAGAAATTGATAACCTACTAAAAATTATGGATAGCCAAGGCCAAAATGCCGAAGAATATGATATTGGTCATATTCTTATCGATATTCCAAGTGGTGCAAGTGCTGACGACGTAAGCTCAGCAAAAACACGCGCAGACAAAGTTATTGAGCTGCTGCAAGACGGCCAAGAATTTAAGCGTATTGCCATTTCATCATCAAGTGGCTCAAAAGCCCTTGAGGGCGGCCAATTAGGCTGGATGGGCATTAACGAAATGCCATCGTTATTTGCAGAAGCTGTAAAAGGTAAAAAGAAAGATGCGATTATTGGTCCACTTCGTTCCGGTGCGGGTTTCCACATCATTAAAGTACAAGACGTACGTGGCCGCCAAGTAGTAGAAACCACTGAAGTTAAATCTCGTCATATTCTTATTAAGCCTTCTATCATTTTAAGTGAAGAAAAAGCACGCACTATGCTAGCAGGCTTTGTTAAAGATTTACGCGCCGGCGATGCTGACTTTGCAGAACTTGCTAAAGAGTACTCACAAGACCCCGGTTCAGCACTTAAAGGTGGTCAATACGATTGGACTGATCCAACCACCTACGTGCCTGCGTTTAGAGATACGTTACTATCACTTGATAAAAACGAAATCAGCGAACCATTTAGAAGTCAGTTTGGCTGGCACATTGTGCAGTTACTAGATAAACGTGTTGCAGATAAGACCGAGCAAGCTAAACGTAATCGTGCACATGGCATGTTGTTTAATCGTAAATTTAAAGAGGAAAGCTTTAACTGGCAGCAAGAAATGCGCGAACAAGCCCATGTTGAAATTTTCCCAATAGACGAATAA
- a CDS encoding aminoglycoside phosphotransferase family protein — MTRFESLQQFINTHFGEQSYALNAITADASFRRYYRLSAENNHFIVMDSDPKKVNNVPYIALNKVFSEQGFLLPSIIHSDEQQGFFILSDLGSTHLADLLDDANRSEYYQQLISLSAKWAKTPAAPSMNPYDLDFIALELDIFKNWLVNDFISAELSAEQQQTWQTSTALLINTLLEQPTVTMHRDYHSRNIMRCEQQWAIIDYQDAVQGPLCYDLVSLLRDCYFKLPKDELAHLLEFGYDEFKRQGLITHESFAEFKYWFDLTGLQRHLKAAGIFCRLYLRDGKKGYLANILPTLEYVIEVAAQYPELCDLSDWIKNYVIPKVQLRLKGEQL, encoded by the coding sequence ATGACACGCTTTGAGAGTTTACAACAGTTTATTAATACTCACTTTGGTGAGCAATCCTATGCGCTTAATGCAATAACCGCAGATGCCAGTTTTCGCCGTTATTATAGGTTAAGCGCTGAAAATAATCACTTTATTGTGATGGACTCCGATCCAAAAAAAGTTAACAACGTCCCCTATATTGCATTAAATAAGGTGTTTTCTGAGCAGGGTTTTTTATTACCATCCATTATTCATAGTGACGAGCAGCAAGGTTTTTTTATTCTAAGTGATTTAGGTAGCACCCATTTAGCCGACTTACTTGATGATGCCAATCGCAGCGAGTATTACCAGCAACTGATCAGTTTAAGTGCCAAGTGGGCAAAAACTCCAGCCGCGCCGTCAATGAATCCGTATGACCTTGATTTTATTGCACTTGAACTGGATATTTTTAAAAATTGGCTGGTTAATGATTTTATTAGCGCAGAGCTCAGCGCTGAGCAGCAACAGACTTGGCAAACAAGCACAGCGCTGCTAATAAATACACTGCTTGAGCAACCCACAGTCACAATGCACCGGGATTATCACAGTCGTAATATTATGCGCTGCGAGCAGCAATGGGCGATTATTGATTATCAAGACGCGGTACAAGGCCCATTATGTTACGACTTAGTCTCACTTTTAAGAGACTGCTACTTTAAATTGCCTAAAGACGAGCTTGCTCACTTACTTGAGTTTGGTTACGACGAATTTAAACGCCAAGGTTTAATAACTCATGAATCATTTGCAGAATTTAAATATTGGTTTGATTTAACCGGCTTGCAGCGCCATTTAAAAGCGGCGGGGATTTTTTGTCGCTTGTACCTACGTGATGGCAAAAAAGGTTACTTAGCGAATATACTTCCTACGCTTGAATACGTAATAGAGGTAGCGGCACAATATCCGGAGCTTTGCGACTTATCAGATTGGATAAAAAATTACGTGATACCAAAAGTACAGCTGCGGTTAAAAGGAGAGCAACTATGA
- the rsmA gene encoding 16S rRNA (adenine(1518)-N(6)/adenine(1519)-N(6))-dimethyltransferase RsmA encodes MTDKVHLGHRARKRFGQNFLFDESIIDKIVTAIDPKPQDNLVEIGPGLGAITEPVADLSGHLTVVELDKDLAQRLIEHPFLGPKLTVNQGDAMKFDFASLVKDDKKLKVFGNLPYNISTPLLFHLFEFADHIEHMHFMLQKEVVKRMVAGPGSKTFGRLSVMTQYYCHAMPVVEVPPECFKPAPKVDSAVIRLIPKKAQQRTAKSVKILNTVCLEAFNQRRKTLRNSLGNLLTADELTSIGIDITLRAESLSLQQFIDIANWIYDNKQ; translated from the coding sequence ATGACCGATAAAGTACACTTAGGACACCGCGCCCGTAAACGTTTTGGCCAAAACTTTTTATTCGATGAGTCAATCATCGACAAAATCGTCACCGCTATCGATCCTAAACCGCAAGATAATTTAGTAGAAATTGGCCCAGGTCTAGGCGCTATTACCGAGCCTGTTGCCGATTTAAGTGGCCATTTAACGGTTGTTGAGCTAGATAAAGATTTAGCCCAGCGTTTAATTGAACACCCATTTTTAGGGCCAAAATTAACCGTAAACCAAGGCGATGCAATGAAGTTTGATTTTGCAAGCCTAGTTAAAGATGACAAAAAACTAAAAGTATTCGGCAACCTGCCGTACAACATTTCAACGCCTTTGTTGTTTCACCTGTTTGAATTTGCCGATCATATTGAGCACATGCACTTTATGCTGCAAAAAGAAGTGGTAAAGCGCATGGTAGCAGGCCCTGGTAGTAAAACCTTTGGTCGCTTGAGTGTGATGACTCAGTATTATTGTCATGCGATGCCTGTGGTAGAGGTACCGCCTGAATGCTTTAAACCGGCACCTAAAGTCGATTCTGCGGTTATTCGCTTAATCCCTAAAAAGGCACAGCAGCGTACCGCTAAAAGCGTTAAAATATTAAACACCGTTTGTTTAGAAGCGTTTAATCAGCGCCGTAAAACGTTGCGTAACAGCCTTGGCAACCTTCTAACCGCTGACGAATTAACCAGCATTGGCATTGATATTACTTTGCGAGCTGAGAGCCTGTCGTTACAACAATTTATTGATATAGCTAACTGGATTTATGACAACAAGCAGTAA
- the lptD gene encoding LPS assembly protein LptD: MSKTWGILMLSVLSAPSLAETELTHNFCGTSMQTRAWQPLAGLELGTVDISADDVELLGTQSAEFTGNVDINTVNMSLSAQSALIDKQRGLLNATGPITYRDYVSHVQSSGLNADLNNSAFSLLGAQYSLTQQQGKGGAEKLTIDKSGLMLMNASFTACPGNTPVWAIEADEINLSREEGWGETYNAVLRILDTPVLYLPYFTFPLDERRKSGLLTPSFSSSDRYGLETITPYYWNIAPNYDATITPRYMSRKGLQLQTEFRYLTPEHQGLVAVEYLNNDDSEPELNERFLFHWQQKSYIGEDWRASIDITNVSDDNYLTDLNSAYASKTDTQLYRTGSLTHMGEMWRTDIKVQNFEVLGDHLESYTALPQISFTQTTPWKIDYFDFSVSGELSHFTNSSAVIDQATRVHIEPKARFDYKEYAWSFLSEVSLLQTNYKQDGDLQGTQYSDNVSRTLPKVRLYSQLNFERDTSIFIDDGIQTLEPQIQYLYTPNKDQSDIGLYDTTKLQDDFFGLFRDARFSSVDRIAAANQFTLGATTRLFDKKNEEVFNFSAGQIFYLSDSAKPTEQGLNSDSNYNALFAAQTMLHWHRRWYLSGGIQYDTDGKQIIQSNLTLDYKGDDNQLVQLNHRYANDVSGNTIEQAGLFTSIPISDEWQFIASYHRDLDNNRSIEVFSGLQYESCCWAFQITGHRQIETDLNQSIGQPQATFDSSIRLNFVLKGLGSKSRYDAQKLLQQGIFGYRRPYFLND; encoded by the coding sequence ATGAGCAAAACCTGGGGCATTTTGATGCTAAGCGTACTGAGCGCACCATCGCTTGCCGAAACTGAACTGACACACAACTTTTGTGGCACTTCAATGCAAACCAGAGCTTGGCAACCGCTTGCTGGCCTTGAGCTTGGAACGGTTGATATCAGCGCTGATGACGTTGAGCTTTTAGGCACACAAAGCGCTGAATTTACTGGCAATGTTGATATTAACACCGTTAACATGAGTTTGTCCGCACAATCAGCACTGATTGATAAACAACGTGGCCTGCTTAATGCCACTGGCCCAATTACCTATCGCGATTATGTAAGCCACGTACAAAGTTCGGGCTTAAATGCCGATTTAAATAACTCAGCATTTAGTTTATTAGGCGCACAATACAGCCTAACACAACAACAAGGTAAAGGCGGCGCGGAAAAGCTCACCATCGATAAGTCTGGCTTAATGCTGATGAATGCAAGCTTTACTGCGTGCCCAGGTAATACGCCTGTGTGGGCTATTGAAGCCGATGAAATAAACTTATCACGTGAAGAAGGCTGGGGCGAAACCTACAATGCCGTGCTACGTATTTTAGATACGCCAGTACTCTATTTACCTTATTTTACTTTCCCACTCGATGAGCGCCGTAAGTCAGGCTTATTAACGCCCAGCTTTTCAAGTTCAGATCGCTATGGGTTAGAAACGATTACGCCTTATTATTGGAATATTGCCCCTAATTATGATGCCACTATTACCCCGCGTTATATGTCACGTAAAGGGCTACAGTTACAAACTGAATTTAGATATTTAACCCCAGAGCACCAAGGTTTAGTGGCTGTAGAATATTTAAATAATGATGACTCAGAGCCTGAACTTAACGAGCGCTTTTTGTTTCATTGGCAACAAAAAAGTTATATTGGTGAAGACTGGCGAGCCAGTATTGATATTACCAATGTTAGTGATGACAACTACCTAACTGATTTAAACTCCGCTTATGCCAGTAAAACCGATACGCAGCTTTATCGCACCGGCTCGCTAACTCATATGGGCGAAATGTGGCGTACTGATATAAAAGTGCAAAACTTTGAAGTACTCGGTGACCACTTAGAATCATACACGGCGTTACCACAAATTAGCTTTACCCAAACTACCCCATGGAAAATTGATTATTTCGACTTTAGTGTTTCAGGCGAGCTGAGCCATTTTACTAACAGCTCTGCGGTAATTGACCAAGCTACTCGGGTGCACATCGAACCTAAAGCACGCTTTGATTACAAAGAGTATGCCTGGTCATTTTTATCTGAAGTGAGCTTATTGCAAACTAACTATAAACAAGACGGTGATTTACAGGGTACACAGTATAGCGATAATGTTTCGCGTACTTTGCCTAAAGTGCGCTTATATTCTCAGCTTAACTTTGAGCGCGACACCTCAATTTTTATTGACGATGGTATTCAAACTCTAGAGCCACAAATTCAGTATTTATATACGCCTAATAAAGATCAGTCTGACATTGGCTTATACGATACCACCAAGTTACAAGATGACTTTTTTGGTTTATTCAGGGATGCGCGTTTTTCAAGTGTTGACCGAATTGCCGCAGCTAATCAATTTACGCTCGGGGCTACAACGCGTTTATTTGATAAGAAAAATGAAGAAGTATTTAACTTCAGCGCAGGCCAAATATTTTATTTAAGTGATTCAGCCAAGCCTACAGAGCAAGGGCTTAATAGCGATAGTAACTACAATGCCTTGTTTGCAGCGCAAACCATGTTACATTGGCACCGCCGCTGGTATTTATCGGGTGGTATTCAGTACGACACGGATGGCAAGCAAATTATCCAGTCAAATTTAACCTTAGACTACAAAGGTGACGATAATCAGCTGGTTCAATTGAACCATCGCTATGCAAATGATGTCTCAGGAAATACAATCGAGCAAGCGGGCTTATTTACAAGCATCCCTATCAGTGACGAGTGGCAATTTATTGCAAGTTACCATCGCGATCTTGATAATAACCGCAGTATTGAAGTATTTAGTGGATTACAGTATGAATCGTGCTGTTGGGCGTTCCAAATTACTGGCCATCGCCAAATTGAAACTGATTTAAATCAGTCAATTGGGCAACCCCAAGCCACTTTTGATTCGAGTATTCGTTTGAATTTTGTATTAAAAGGGCTTGGTAGTAAAAGCCGTTACGATGCTCAAAAATTATTACAACAAGGTATTTTTGGTTATCGTAGGCCGTATTTTCTTAATGACTAA